The following coding sequences lie in one Acidimicrobiia bacterium genomic window:
- a CDS encoding ABC transporter ATP-binding protein codes for MSRLTARGVVVRYNGRTAVRGVDLEVAAGEWVTIIGPNGAGKSSLLRALAGVIPHQGSIRIGDSELSSLRRRQVAQMVAVVPQHPERPDGMRVADYALLGRSPHLSYLAVETDADRDLVTGVLQRLDATDLADRRLGTLSGGEWQRVVLARALVQQPEVLLLDEPTTSLDVGHAQQVFDLVEDLRIERGISVLAAIHDLTMAGQYSDRLVCMDAGIVVADGPPRSVLTEEILMRFSGARVTVVDGPGGEVIVAPRRRS; via the coding sequence ATGAGTCGTCTCACGGCGCGGGGTGTGGTGGTGCGTTACAACGGGAGGACCGCGGTGCGCGGGGTCGATCTCGAGGTGGCGGCGGGGGAGTGGGTCACGATCATCGGTCCCAACGGTGCTGGCAAGAGTTCGCTGCTCCGGGCGCTGGCCGGTGTGATCCCGCACCAGGGGTCCATTCGGATCGGAGACAGCGAGCTGTCGTCGCTGCGGCGGCGCCAGGTGGCCCAGATGGTGGCGGTGGTCCCACAGCATCCCGAACGACCCGACGGGATGCGTGTCGCCGACTACGCACTCCTCGGGCGGAGCCCCCACCTGTCGTATCTCGCGGTCGAGACCGACGCCGACCGTGACCTGGTCACCGGGGTGCTGCAGCGTCTCGACGCCACCGACCTCGCCGACCGGCGTCTCGGCACCCTGTCGGGCGGCGAGTGGCAGCGCGTGGTGCTGGCACGCGCCCTGGTGCAGCAACCCGAGGTGCTGCTCCTCGACGAACCCACGACCTCCCTGGACGTGGGCCACGCCCAGCAGGTGTTCGATCTGGTGGAGGACCTGCGCATCGAGCGGGGTATATCCGTGCTCGCCGCGATTCACGACTTGACCATGGCCGGGCAGTACTCGGACCGGCTGGTGTGCATGGATGCGGGCATCGTGGTCGCCGACGGCCCGCCGCGATCGGTGCTGACCGAGGAGATCTTGATGCGCTTCTCCGGGGCGAGGGTGACCGTGGTCGACGGACCCGGCGGCGAGGTCATCGTGGCGCCCCGCCGCCGCTCCTGA